The DNA region CTGGAGATCGGCATCGTTCCCGTGTGGATCGTCCACAGGGGGCGCAGCTATCGCGACGGCGTGGACGTGACGCCGGAGCAGTTCGACGGGTGGCTGCGGGAGGGCCCTCCGTACCCCACCACGTCGGCTCCTTCGCCGGCGGACTTTCTGGACGCCTACCGGGCCGCCGCCGCGCGCGGGGCGGCGGAGATCGTGGTGCTGGCCCTGCACGCGGGCCTGTCGGGTTCGTGGCAGAACGCGCACCTGGCGGCGGCCGACTCGCCCGTCCCGGTGCACGTGGTGGACACCCGCACCGCCGCCGCCGCCGAAGGCCTGCTGGTGGTAGAGACCGCGCGCCGGCTGCGGGCCGGAGAGACCACCGCGCAGGTTCTGCGGTGGCTGGAGGGGGCCCGCTTCCGGGCACGCCTGGTGGCGGCCGTCCCCGACCTGCGCCACCTCGTGCGCAGCGGACGGGTCCCCGGTCTTGCCGGGACGCTCGCTGACCGGGCGGGGGTGAAGCCGCTGTTCAGCCTCGCTGGAGGCACCATCCGTCCCGCCGGGGTGGCCCGCACCCTGGAGGGCGTCCGCAGGCGCCTGGTAGCCGGTCCCCGGCGGGACCGCTCCCGGACGCGCCGGCTGCTGGTGGCGGTCACGCACGCGGACGCGCCGCTGGAGGCCGACCTGCTGGCGGCGAAGCTGCGGGATGACGTGCGCCCCGATGAGCTGTGGGTGGTCCCCTTCACCCCGGTGATGGCGGCCCACACCGGACCGGGGGTGCTGGGGGTGGCGTGGCTGGGCCTGTCCGATTGACTCAGGCCGACCGGACCCGGGTGACGGTAAACTCTTCTACGGCTCCCAGGGCGCCCAGTTCCCGCACCGCCACCTCCGGGGAGGCGGTGTGCAGGTGGATCCGGACCAGGCCTTCCTGCTCGGCGACGATCACCGCATCTCCCAGGTGGCGCAGGGCTGCCGGAGAGACCGCCGCATGGCCGGCCCGCACCACCACCTGGGTGCAGTAGACGGGCCGGACCGCCTGGGGCGCCGCCGGGGCCGCCGCCGTCGCCGGCGCGGCCAGGGGCAGAGGTTCTTCCGCCCCCGGCTCCATGGCGGTGGCGAGGGCCTGCAGGAACACCACCAGCCCGGCGGCGCCGGCGTCTACCACCCCGGCGGTCCGCAGCACCTCCAGCTGGTCGGGAGTGTGGGCCAGAGCGACCCGGGCCGCCGCGGTGGCGCCGCGCAGCGCCTCCGGGGCGGTGGCGCCCTCCGCGCCTGCGGCGGCGGCGTCGGCCACCGTCAGGAACGTCCCCTCCACGGGATGGGCAACCGCCCGCCGCGCCCGGTGGGCGGCCCGGCGCAGGGCGTCGCGGATGACGTGGGCTCCCGCGGCCGTCACGCCCGCAAATCCCTCCGCCAGCCCGCGCAGGAACTCCGCCAGCAGGACTCCGGAACTCCCGCGGGCGGAGCGGAACGCGCCCCGGGCGAGGGCGTGGCTGACGTCGTTGAGCTCCGCCGGCACTCCCCGCGCCTCGGCCACGGCCGCCTCCAGGGTCAGGGCCATGTTGGTGCCCGTGTCGTGGTCGGCCACCGGGAAGACGTTGAGGGCGTCCAGGCTCTCCCTCACCCGGCGCAGCACCGCCAGAGCGGCCTCCGCCCCCGCCAGCAACGCTTCGCCCGTCAGAGGACGCATCGCCGGCCCCCGCTCACCAGACGTGTGCGGGATGCGGCGGCCCAGCCAGCGCGGAGCCGATCACCGGACGGATAAGTGCAGTCGCTCAGGCCCGCCCGGCCAGCGCCGCTCCCACACCCAGCGTACCCCAGCGGGCCGCCGCCGGACAGACCGGCTCCTGTGCGCAGCGGATCACCATCCGCGCTCGGCCAGACCGGCCCGCACCCGGTCGTGG from Armatimonadota bacterium includes:
- a CDS encoding DegV family protein, translating into MPPPVAVLTESTGGVPPDLCRELEIGIVPVWIVHRGRSYRDGVDVTPEQFDGWLREGPPYPTTSAPSPADFLDAYRAAAARGAAEIVVLALHAGLSGSWQNAHLAAADSPVPVHVVDTRTAAAAEGLLVVETARRLRAGETTAQVLRWLEGARFRARLVAAVPDLRHLVRSGRVPGLAGTLADRAGVKPLFSLAGGTIRPAGVARTLEGVRRRLVAGPRRDRSRTRRLLVAVTHADAPLEADLLAAKLRDDVRPDELWVVPFTPVMAAHTGPGVLGVAWLGLSD
- a CDS encoding DAK2 domain-containing protein, with the protein product MRPLTGEALLAGAEAALAVLRRVRESLDALNVFPVADHDTGTNMALTLEAAVAEARGVPAELNDVSHALARGAFRSARGSSGVLLAEFLRGLAEGFAGVTAAGAHVIRDALRRAAHRARRAVAHPVEGTFLTVADAAAAGAEGATAPEALRGATAAARVALAHTPDQLEVLRTAGVVDAGAAGLVVFLQALATAMEPGAEEPLPLAAPATAAAPAAPQAVRPVYCTQVVVRAGHAAVSPAALRHLGDAVIVAEQEGLVRIHLHTASPEVAVRELGALGAVEEFTVTRVRSA